A section of the Polynucleobacter sp. AP-Sving-400A-A2 genome encodes:
- a CDS encoding molybdopterin-binding protein — protein sequence MELKVKLSARNTLSGKVVELKMGQTTSHVKLDIGAGHIVTASITNEAVDELNLKVGDQAWAVIKASDVMIAKDA from the coding sequence ATGGAACTTAAAGTCAAACTCAGCGCACGCAATACTCTTAGCGGAAAAGTAGTTGAACTCAAAATGGGTCAAACTACCTCCCACGTTAAATTAGATATCGGTGCTGGCCATATTGTCACCGCGTCCATTACCAATGAGGCAGTTGACGAGTTAAATCTCAAGGTTGGAGATCAGGCTTGGGCGGTCATTAAAGCCTCTGATGTCATGATTGCTAAAGACGCTTAA
- a CDS encoding GNAT family N-acetyltransferase has translation MTHSQIPIVILIKAWQDARLDAYSVRKRVFIDEQGVPEEMEIDEFDLNAKHALAYADSECNGTARLVTLTGSVGSIGRIGRMAVLPKHRGHGVGKQLLGALLKACQSQGIKQIELHAQVTVISFYEQFGFIAQGDVYDEAGIPHRDMILRI, from the coding sequence ATGACTCATTCGCAGATCCCTATCGTTATCCTGATTAAAGCTTGGCAAGATGCCAGGCTAGATGCTTACTCCGTTCGAAAGCGAGTCTTTATCGATGAACAAGGCGTTCCAGAAGAGATGGAGATAGATGAATTCGATCTCAATGCGAAGCATGCACTTGCCTATGCAGACTCAGAATGCAACGGTACAGCTCGCCTTGTTACCCTAACTGGGAGTGTTGGAAGCATTGGAAGAATTGGACGTATGGCGGTATTACCAAAGCATCGAGGGCACGGCGTTGGTAAACAACTACTGGGAGCTTTACTAAAAGCATGTCAATCTCAGGGTATTAAACAAATAGAGCTTCACGCCCAAGTAACAGTGATCTCGTTTTACGAGCAATTTGGATTTATTGCCCAAGGTGATGTGTATGACGAAGCAGGCATCCCACATCGCGATATGATTCTACGTATCTAA
- a CDS encoding YbgC/FadM family acyl-CoA thioesterase — protein MTQTNHPPFLFRVCYSDTDAAGFVYHARYLEIFERSRSEWLQQRGLSPTKLINEFGILLPVRELTMNFHRPGRLDDLLSIDQVIEHRGRTQIAVKQTAQRIVVGSEPELIVSAVLHIVCVDTTSLKPKGLPDWLFAADQ, from the coding sequence ATGACTCAGACTAATCATCCACCTTTCCTTTTTCGCGTTTGCTATTCTGATACCGATGCAGCAGGCTTTGTGTATCACGCCCGCTATCTAGAGATCTTTGAGCGCAGTCGCTCAGAATGGCTTCAGCAAAGAGGTTTAAGCCCAACAAAATTGATAAATGAGTTTGGCATTCTTCTGCCTGTTCGAGAACTCACGATGAACTTTCATAGGCCAGGACGCTTGGATGATCTTTTAAGCATTGATCAGGTCATTGAACATCGTGGTCGCACTCAAATTGCAGTCAAGCAAACTGCGCAGCGAATTGTTGTAGGTAGCGAGCCAGAGCTGATTGTCAGCGCCGTTCTTCATATTGTTTGCGTTGATACCACCTCCCTTAAGCCCAAGGGCCTTCCCGATTGGCTGTTTGCAGCCGATCAATAA
- a CDS encoding DEAD/DEAH box helicase gives MLFTDLGLSEPILRAISEEGYTSPTPIQAKSIPAVLKGGDLLAAAQTGTGKTAGFTLPILQRLSSTAQTGGKRQLRVLILTPTRELAAQVQESVVTYGKYTGLKSTVIFGGVGANPQIKAIAAGLDILVATPGRLLDLMSQNCVSLAHIEILVLDEADRMLDMGFLRDIKKILAALPKQRQNLLFSATFSTEIKALADGLLNSPALIEVARSNSTNDAIAQLIHPVDRNQKHPLLAHLIKSNQWQQVLVFTRTKHGANKLVTQLEKDGITAMAIHGNKSQSARTKALAEFKDGKITVLVATDIAARGIDIDQLPHVVNYDLPNVSEDYVHRIGRTGRAGSNGVAVSLVCVDEHEMLRDIEKLIKQKLPQEVIAGFEPDPNAVAQPIQLRSQQHQQSRKPRPGNAGGGNGKGGAKPAAKRSSPPKRSFNR, from the coding sequence ATGTTATTTACAGATCTTGGTTTATCAGAACCCATTCTTCGCGCGATTAGCGAAGAAGGTTATACCAGCCCTACCCCCATTCAAGCAAAATCGATCCCCGCTGTATTAAAGGGTGGTGATTTACTAGCCGCTGCTCAAACCGGTACCGGTAAAACTGCCGGCTTTACCCTACCGATTCTGCAGCGCTTAAGCAGTACAGCTCAGACTGGTGGCAAGCGTCAATTACGTGTCTTGATTTTGACCCCCACCCGCGAACTCGCTGCGCAGGTTCAAGAATCCGTCGTGACTTATGGCAAATATACTGGCCTTAAATCGACTGTTATTTTTGGTGGGGTCGGCGCTAATCCCCAAATTAAAGCCATTGCTGCAGGGCTTGATATCTTGGTAGCAACACCAGGTCGCCTGCTTGACCTCATGTCGCAGAACTGCGTCTCACTCGCTCATATTGAAATTCTGGTTCTGGATGAAGCAGATCGCATGTTGGATATGGGCTTCTTGCGGGATATTAAAAAGATCCTTGCAGCATTGCCAAAACAACGACAGAACCTCCTATTTTCAGCGACCTTCTCTACTGAGATTAAAGCCTTAGCGGATGGCTTACTGAATTCACCAGCATTAATTGAAGTAGCACGAAGTAATAGCACCAATGATGCTATTGCCCAACTCATTCACCCGGTCGATAGAAACCAGAAACATCCTTTATTAGCACATCTGATTAAATCAAATCAGTGGCAGCAGGTCCTCGTATTTACTCGCACAAAACATGGCGCGAATAAATTAGTGACTCAGCTTGAAAAAGATGGCATCACCGCTATGGCGATTCATGGCAATAAGAGTCAAAGTGCTCGCACCAAAGCTTTAGCAGAATTTAAGGATGGCAAAATCACTGTTCTAGTAGCTACTGATATTGCTGCGCGCGGTATTGACATTGATCAACTACCCCACGTTGTGAACTACGATCTACCAAACGTCTCTGAGGATTATGTTCACCGCATTGGTAGAACTGGTAGAGCTGGCTCAAACGGAGTTGCGGTTTCTTTAGTCTGCGTTGACGAGCATGAGATGCTTCGAGATATTGAAAAACTCATCAAGCAAAAGCTACCGCAAGAGGTCATTGCTGGATTTGAGCCAGATCCAAACGCTGTAGCACAACCAATTCAATTGAGAAGTCAGCAACACCAGCAATCCAGAAAACCTCGACCGGGAAATGCTGGCGGTGGCAATGGTAAGGGCGGAGCAAAGCCTGCAGCCAAACGCAGTAGCCCGCCCAAACGCAGCTTTAATCGATAA
- the mmsB gene encoding 3-hydroxyisobutyrate dehydrogenase, which produces MKVAFLGLGNMGLPMALNLVKAGHQVHGFDLVQTQLDAFKAGGGVPALSASDVVTDADVIISMLPASRHIEALYLGDSGLLAAANPKTLLIDCSTISPKVSQAVAAQAKAKGFAMIDAPVSGGTAGAQAATLTFMVGGDGVDVDRARPLLEKMGKNIFHAGASGSGQTVKVCNNMLLGIQMLGTSEALRLGIANGMDPKVLSDIMSKSSGRNWALELYNPCPGVMENVPSSKGYAGGFGVDLMLKDLSLATENANDLDASVPLGELSRRLYEVHSKAGNGQLDFSSIFNLKLD; this is translated from the coding sequence ATGAAAGTCGCATTTTTAGGTTTGGGTAATATGGGTCTGCCGATGGCCCTCAATTTAGTTAAAGCAGGTCACCAGGTCCACGGATTTGATCTCGTTCAAACTCAACTAGATGCGTTTAAGGCTGGCGGAGGAGTACCTGCACTCAGTGCGTCTGACGTGGTTACTGATGCAGATGTGATCATCAGCATGCTACCGGCCTCACGACATATCGAGGCTTTGTACTTGGGCGATTCTGGCTTGCTTGCTGCGGCTAATCCCAAGACCTTATTAATCGACTGCTCCACGATTTCTCCCAAGGTATCGCAGGCGGTGGCTGCCCAAGCAAAAGCCAAGGGCTTTGCCATGATTGATGCGCCCGTATCCGGAGGAACGGCCGGTGCGCAGGCTGCGACCTTAACCTTTATGGTGGGTGGAGATGGCGTTGATGTTGACCGAGCTCGACCATTGCTAGAGAAGATGGGTAAGAATATCTTTCATGCAGGTGCCAGCGGTAGTGGCCAAACCGTGAAGGTCTGCAACAACATGCTCTTAGGCATCCAAATGCTCGGCACAAGTGAGGCATTGCGCCTAGGCATTGCTAATGGCATGGACCCGAAGGTACTCTCCGACATCATGTCTAAGAGCTCTGGGCGTAACTGGGCATTAGAGCTCTACAACCCTTGTCCTGGAGTAATGGAGAACGTGCCATCCTCAAAAGGCTATGCGGGTGGCTTTGGCGTAGATCTGATGCTGAAAGACCTAAGCTTAGCCACTGAGAATGCAAATGATTTAGATGCGAGCGTTCCGCTTGGAGAGTTATCCCGTAGACTCTACGAAGTCCACAGTAAAGCCGGCAATGGGCAGCTCGACTTTTCTAGCATATTTAATCTAAAGCTAGATTGA
- a CDS encoding DUF1330 domain-containing protein: protein MTIKVIGLIQLNDLEAFEEYRSQVEDTVSLYQGKILSRGSFNTFLWNELQCDSFSAFVELEFPDLEHSESWANSPEYQNLLAIRSKAMKLTLFSVSL, encoded by the coding sequence ATGACTATTAAGGTAATTGGTCTTATTCAGCTAAATGATCTTGAGGCATTTGAGGAGTACCGGTCGCAAGTAGAAGATACAGTGAGCCTCTATCAGGGCAAGATCCTCTCTCGTGGATCGTTTAATACATTTTTATGGAATGAATTGCAATGTGATTCCTTTAGCGCCTTTGTAGAACTGGAGTTCCCAGATCTAGAGCATTCAGAATCCTGGGCCAATAGCCCTGAGTATCAAAACTTACTAGCGATTCGCAGTAAAGCGATGAAGCTCACTTTATTTTCTGTAAGCCTATAA
- a CDS encoding rhodanese homology domain-containing protein: MSIKNQDYAFVRNKLLKKEEIALLDVREEDPHAQEHPLFAANLPLSRIEVDALSKLPRKDVPIVTLDDGEGLAQLAAERLSKLGYVDVSVFKGGVTAWKADGGEVFKDVNVPSKSFGEFVESKRHTPSLSAQEVKKLIDDKEDVVVVDVRRFDEYQTMSIPTGISVPGAELVLRLPELAPNPKTKIIVNCAGRTRSIIGTQSLINAGIPNEVNALRNGTIGWTLAGQELDKGQSRKFIEVSESTAATAAERALSVADRAGVKRVKLADIEQWKSQAERTTYFFDPRTPEEYEAGHLPGFRSTPGGQLVQETEMVAPVRGARIVLSDPVSVRANMPASWLAQMAWDVYVIDDIKAGDLTEKGVWIAPQPQTPPIQMVDANTASSWLKEVAKTICIDLSTHANYVKGHIPGSWFALRSQFASALKNLPAGNRYVLTSTTGDLAVFAAQEIQALIQSLTQAQVFVLTGGNTAWIKAGLDIEKGATHLASPPMDRYKRPYEGTSVDPAAMQAYLDWEFGLVEQLGKDGTHHFWVL; the protein is encoded by the coding sequence ATGTCCATCAAAAATCAAGACTATGCATTTGTACGCAATAAGCTCCTTAAAAAAGAGGAGATTGCACTACTAGATGTTCGCGAAGAAGATCCTCATGCACAAGAACATCCTTTATTTGCTGCCAATCTTCCCCTATCACGGATTGAGGTGGACGCACTCAGTAAACTCCCTCGAAAAGATGTACCAATTGTCACGCTAGATGATGGCGAAGGGCTGGCGCAATTAGCAGCGGAAAGACTCTCCAAGCTTGGCTATGTAGATGTTTCAGTATTTAAAGGCGGCGTTACAGCATGGAAAGCTGATGGTGGAGAGGTGTTTAAAGACGTGAATGTTCCAAGCAAATCTTTTGGTGAATTTGTGGAGTCTAAGCGGCATACTCCCTCCCTATCAGCGCAGGAAGTAAAAAAGTTAATTGATGATAAGGAAGATGTGGTGGTGGTAGATGTACGTCGCTTTGATGAATATCAAACCATGAGTATTCCTACAGGCATTAGCGTCCCTGGTGCCGAGTTAGTTTTACGCCTGCCAGAATTAGCACCCAATCCTAAGACCAAGATCATCGTCAATTGCGCAGGAAGAACGCGCAGTATCATCGGCACGCAATCACTCATCAATGCCGGCATCCCAAATGAAGTCAATGCATTACGTAATGGCACCATTGGCTGGACCTTAGCCGGTCAGGAACTAGATAAAGGTCAAAGTCGTAAATTCATAGAGGTAAGCGAAAGTACTGCCGCCACAGCTGCTGAGCGTGCACTTAGCGTTGCTGATCGGGCCGGGGTAAAGCGAGTGAAGCTCGCTGATATCGAGCAATGGAAGTCTCAGGCTGAACGCACCACGTATTTTTTTGATCCAAGAACCCCTGAAGAATATGAAGCCGGTCACCTACCTGGATTTCGGTCAACACCAGGCGGGCAATTAGTTCAAGAAACCGAAATGGTAGCACCTGTTCGTGGTGCACGCATCGTGCTATCTGATCCGGTCAGTGTAAGAGCAAATATGCCAGCTTCGTGGCTTGCGCAGATGGCTTGGGATGTCTATGTGATTGATGACATCAAAGCAGGCGATCTGACGGAGAAAGGAGTCTGGATTGCACCTCAACCACAAACACCGCCTATTCAGATGGTGGATGCGAATACGGCTTCATCTTGGTTAAAAGAGGTTGCCAAGACAATTTGCATCGATCTGAGCACCCACGCTAATTATGTCAAAGGCCACATTCCTGGTAGTTGGTTTGCACTACGCTCTCAATTTGCGAGCGCCTTGAAGAATCTTCCTGCAGGAAATCGCTATGTACTCACTAGCACTACGGGTGATTTAGCCGTATTTGCTGCTCAAGAAATTCAAGCGCTCATTCAATCTCTCACTCAGGCGCAAGTATTCGTATTGACTGGAGGCAATACAGCATGGATCAAGGCTGGCCTTGATATTGAAAAAGGCGCTACGCATTTAGCATCACCCCCAATGGATCGCTACAAGCGGCCATACGAGGGCACAAGCGTGGATCCCGCAGCGATGCAGGCCTACCTAGATTGGGAATTTGGTTTAGTCGAGCAGCTTGGTAAAGACGGAACTCATCACTTCTGGGTTCTATGA
- a CDS encoding TIGR02450 family Trp-rich protein, with product MNSKDQNPLSPKKLLLTKWTAVKPLHKRKHFLVSKVILPELAEQAIEFVELEAVFDQHSQVIPWRELKDSGIWLQGWI from the coding sequence ATGAACTCTAAAGACCAAAATCCCCTCAGCCCCAAAAAGCTACTACTAACTAAATGGACGGCTGTGAAACCGTTACATAAGCGTAAGCACTTTTTAGTGAGCAAGGTCATTCTTCCGGAGTTGGCTGAGCAGGCGATTGAGTTCGTGGAGCTAGAGGCCGTCTTTGATCAGCATTCTCAAGTTATTCCTTGGCGTGAACTAAAAGATTCTGGGATCTGGCTTCAAGGCTGGATATAA
- a CDS encoding group II truncated hemoglobin gives MSERKNPYEMIGGTAKIEELVDRFYDLMALEEHFEALRTIHPQDLSSSREKLKLFLSGWLGGPDIYSPKHGHPMLRARHLPFKIGIKERNQWLACMYRAMEDCGIDKQIGAQLEESFFNTADWMRNQPN, from the coding sequence ATGAGTGAGAGAAAAAACCCATATGAAATGATTGGTGGTACAGCGAAGATTGAGGAGCTGGTAGATCGTTTCTACGATTTAATGGCGCTAGAAGAACACTTCGAAGCCTTGAGAACCATTCACCCCCAAGACCTATCAAGCTCCCGAGAAAAGCTCAAACTCTTTTTATCAGGCTGGCTAGGCGGTCCAGATATCTACTCCCCTAAGCATGGTCATCCGATGCTACGAGCTAGGCATCTACCCTTCAAGATTGGCATCAAAGAACGCAACCAATGGCTAGCTTGCATGTATCGCGCGATGGAAGACTGCGGAATTGATAAACAAATTGGCGCCCAGTTAGAAGAGTCTTTTTTTAATACTGCCGACTGGATGAGAAACCAGCCAAACTAA
- a CDS encoding aminoacetone oxidase family FAD-binding enzyme yields the protein MSKVWDAIIIGGGAAGLFCAGVAGQLGKKVLVLDHADVLCEKIRISGGGRCNFTNVHSSPANFLSLNPHFAKSALARYPAKEFIRLVQSYRIAYHEKHQGQLFCDESAKQIIEMLLSECTKGHVDIRYPVTAQSISNVAGEWIVKTNAGEERARSLVMATGGLPVPAIGATAYSLDIAKQFGLKIVDPRPALVPLSFTSGEFDNLIELSGLSLPVRIAAGSKGKRYGACRFNEDLLLTHKGLSGPAVLQASSYWAEGEEIHVDWLGAAEAHGQFTCDELFNHEDNRLKLTENILASVMPLRLAKAFAEQKNLLGKKWAEVSKKDRHSLKELITNWSVKPAGTLGWKKAEVMLGGVDTKELDGQTMMARNHPGLYFIGECVDVTGHLGGHNFQWAWASGFVCAQALKSS from the coding sequence ATGAGTAAGGTATGGGATGCCATCATCATTGGCGGTGGAGCTGCTGGACTCTTTTGTGCTGGTGTTGCTGGTCAGCTAGGTAAGAAGGTCTTGGTACTCGACCATGCTGATGTCTTGTGCGAGAAAATTCGGATTAGTGGCGGGGGTAGATGTAACTTCACCAATGTGCATAGCAGCCCAGCTAATTTTTTATCCCTAAATCCCCATTTTGCAAAAAGCGCCTTAGCGCGCTATCCCGCAAAGGAATTTATCAGGCTAGTGCAGTCTTATCGTATTGCGTATCACGAGAAACATCAGGGTCAGTTATTTTGCGATGAGTCAGCAAAGCAAATTATCGAGATGTTGCTTTCTGAATGCACTAAAGGGCATGTTGATATTCGCTATCCAGTTACAGCGCAGTCGATTTCAAATGTAGCAGGGGAATGGATTGTCAAAACCAATGCTGGTGAAGAACGAGCTAGATCATTAGTTATGGCAACAGGTGGTTTACCAGTCCCTGCAATTGGTGCAACGGCATATTCCCTAGATATCGCAAAGCAATTCGGATTGAAGATTGTTGATCCGCGTCCCGCACTGGTGCCGCTCTCATTCACGTCTGGTGAGTTTGATAACCTGATTGAATTGTCTGGCCTAAGCTTGCCGGTGCGAATTGCAGCAGGCTCCAAGGGAAAGCGTTATGGAGCATGTCGCTTTAACGAGGATCTGCTCTTAACGCATAAAGGCCTCTCCGGACCTGCAGTTTTACAGGCCAGCAGTTACTGGGCCGAAGGTGAGGAAATTCATGTTGATTGGTTGGGTGCAGCAGAGGCTCATGGCCAATTTACTTGCGATGAATTATTTAATCACGAGGATAACCGCCTTAAGTTAACAGAAAATATTTTAGCTTCAGTAATGCCACTACGCCTAGCAAAAGCATTTGCTGAGCAGAAAAACCTTCTAGGTAAAAAATGGGCAGAGGTTTCTAAAAAGGATCGCCATTCACTCAAAGAGCTCATTACCAATTGGTCAGTAAAGCCAGCTGGAACGCTGGGTTGGAAAAAAGCTGAGGTGATGTTGGGCGGTGTCGATACCAAAGAGCTTGATGGTCAAACCATGATGGCCCGCAATCATCCGGGCTTGTATTTCATTGGTGAGTGTGTTGATGTCACGGGGCATCTCGGGGGCCATAACTTCCAGTGGGCTTGGGCCAGTGGTTTTGTTTGCGCCCAAGCGCTAAAGAGTTCCTGA
- a CDS encoding LOG family protein, translating into MSPRLPVNNSQTITDFLKLQKSQLAESGSDDSYRFAFDDPTFLARRETLGLRFQLELLKPEILLHEHGVEHTITVFGSTRFVSCQTAQELEKSAKTPEAQAEAKRALLHCKYYDSAREFGAIVAGYNASQSEDRNKLYIATGGGPGIMEAANRGAFESGDKAIGFNISLPREQHPNPYLTPGLSFRFHYFAIRKMHFMLRARAIVAYPGGFGSFDELFEVLTLMQTKKVERFPIILVGKSFWQEVINFKQMLDHGVIDQADMELLHFVETAEEAWAVIRDWYQLA; encoded by the coding sequence ATGAGTCCAAGACTCCCTGTAAATAACTCCCAAACTATTACTGATTTTTTAAAGCTTCAGAAAAGCCAGTTAGCAGAAAGTGGTTCCGATGATTCTTATAGATTCGCATTTGATGATCCAACCTTTTTGGCGCGCCGTGAAACTCTAGGTCTACGCTTTCAGCTCGAGTTACTCAAGCCAGAGATCTTATTGCATGAACATGGTGTTGAGCACACGATTACCGTATTTGGTTCAACCCGTTTTGTAAGTTGCCAAACAGCTCAGGAACTAGAGAAGAGCGCTAAAACACCAGAAGCACAAGCGGAGGCTAAACGGGCTTTACTGCACTGCAAGTACTATGACTCTGCTAGAGAATTCGGAGCAATTGTTGCGGGCTATAACGCGAGTCAATCAGAAGATCGCAATAAGTTATATATCGCCACTGGTGGTGGCCCCGGAATAATGGAAGCCGCTAATCGTGGTGCATTTGAATCTGGGGATAAAGCCATTGGTTTTAATATCAGCCTGCCAAGAGAGCAGCATCCCAATCCTTACCTTACCCCAGGTTTAAGTTTTCGCTTTCATTACTTCGCTATTCGCAAAATGCATTTCATGCTGAGGGCAAGAGCAATTGTGGCCTACCCAGGCGGCTTTGGTTCCTTTGATGAGCTTTTCGAGGTACTTACCTTAATGCAAACAAAAAAGGTCGAGCGTTTTCCAATCATTCTGGTAGGGAAATCATTCTGGCAAGAAGTGATCAATTTCAAGCAGATGCTGGACCATGGAGTAATAGATCAGGCGGATATGGAGCTACTCCATTTTGTTGAGACTGCTGAGGAGGCTTGGGCAGTCATTCGCGACTGGTATCAATTAGCCTAA
- a CDS encoding ABC transporter substrate-binding protein gives MKNKLGFGLLLMCQLVLAQTPNAVLNKPIDNTMMKSLAPTGTLRVGINLGNPVLAGSIDKSEPQPKGVTIDIAQEIGRRSGIPVELVSFKSAGAIVEALKANQLDLIFVAIDPVRGADISYTPAYIQIEGAYMVKTSSPIQSNEEVDAAGNEIVVGNASAYDLYLKREIKKATLLRSINSQSVVDDFMSGKGNVAAGVKQQLEADSKRYSNVRMLPGRFMVIHQAMGVPKSRADFEKITLYLSGIVAELKTSGFIANSMKKHGIEGAKVAE, from the coding sequence ATGAAAAATAAACTTGGATTTGGTCTGCTATTGATGTGCCAATTGGTTTTGGCTCAAACACCTAATGCAGTACTGAATAAACCCATCGATAACACCATGATGAAATCTTTAGCACCAACCGGCACCCTTCGTGTTGGTATAAACCTCGGCAATCCAGTTTTAGCAGGCTCAATTGATAAAAGTGAACCTCAGCCTAAGGGCGTAACGATAGATATTGCCCAAGAAATTGGCAGGCGATCTGGCATTCCAGTTGAGCTCGTCTCCTTTAAAAGTGCTGGAGCCATAGTGGAGGCCCTGAAAGCGAATCAGCTTGATCTCATCTTTGTTGCCATCGATCCTGTTCGTGGTGCAGACATTAGTTATACCCCCGCCTATATCCAAATTGAGGGAGCTTATATGGTCAAAACCTCTTCCCCGATACAGAGCAATGAAGAGGTTGACGCTGCTGGTAATGAGATTGTGGTTGGCAATGCTAGTGCCTATGACCTTTATCTAAAACGTGAAATTAAAAAAGCCACCCTGCTTAGATCAATCAACTCTCAATCGGTCGTTGATGACTTTATGAGCGGAAAAGGCAATGTTGCTGCAGGAGTAAAACAACAGCTAGAGGCGGATTCAAAGAGATATAGCAATGTACGCATGCTACCGGGAAGGTTTATGGTGATTCATCAGGCAATGGGAGTACCAAAATCACGCGCTGACTTTGAAAAAATCACGCTCTATTTGAGTGGCATCGTTGCAGAATTAAAGACTTCAGGCTTTATCGCCAACTCCATGAAAAAGCATGGCATCGAAGGCGCCAAGGTAGCCGAGTAA
- a CDS encoding MBL fold metallo-hydrolase RNA specificity domain-containing protein, producing the protein MKIQFLGAAGEVTGSRHSVRATVGGRDMRFMVDFGMFQGGREATTKNLELLPFSPNEIDFVVLTHAHIDHSGLLPRLCAQGFTGPIYCTDATFELLKIMLPDSAHLQRYDVERAVRRKKAGKWRGDLPVALYSMEEADLALGQCEVLAYGKSIELCKGIGLEFQNAGHILGSAIAIMDISEDHAKKKRCVFSGDIGMKGKLLMPDPTIIAQADVVVVESTYGDRLHKTLADTEVELIKVVTETLDGHGNIVIPAFAVGRTQEILFLLIDLVKRNLLPHLSIWVDSPMATAATHLTEHFFAQLDKESQSTFEWFKKNPSAVDLRFIADVEESKALNKIKGGAIIISASGMCDAGRIVHHLQNNLPRAQNAIVITGFQAYGSLGRRLVDRAAKVRLFGEEVSVRASIHTIGGLSAHADQAGLMEWLRGFQSEPQAVFVVHGEPEASAVLAQTIREELEWRNVIIPERLHSYAC; encoded by the coding sequence ATGAAAATACAATTTCTGGGTGCAGCGGGTGAGGTTACGGGATCAAGACATTCCGTGCGGGCTACTGTGGGTGGTCGAGATATGAGGTTCATGGTCGACTTCGGTATGTTCCAGGGTGGGCGCGAAGCTACTACTAAGAATCTAGAGCTACTACCATTTTCACCAAATGAAATTGATTTTGTTGTATTGACGCATGCCCACATTGACCACAGCGGCCTCTTGCCAAGACTCTGTGCCCAAGGCTTTACGGGCCCTATCTACTGCACCGATGCCACATTTGAGTTGTTGAAGATTATGTTGCCCGATAGCGCACATTTACAGCGCTACGATGTTGAGCGAGCGGTGCGTAGAAAAAAAGCAGGCAAGTGGCGCGGGGACTTACCAGTTGCACTTTACTCGATGGAAGAAGCGGATTTAGCGCTTGGGCAATGCGAAGTACTTGCTTATGGAAAATCCATAGAGCTTTGTAAAGGTATTGGGCTTGAGTTCCAAAATGCAGGCCATATTTTGGGATCAGCAATTGCGATCATGGATATCAGCGAAGACCATGCCAAGAAAAAGCGCTGCGTTTTCTCGGGAGATATTGGCATGAAGGGTAAGCTCTTGATGCCTGATCCCACCATCATTGCTCAAGCAGATGTCGTAGTGGTGGAGTCAACCTATGGCGATCGATTACATAAAACACTAGCGGATACTGAAGTTGAATTAATTAAAGTCGTAACTGAAACTCTAGATGGCCATGGAAATATTGTGATCCCTGCATTCGCGGTGGGACGCACCCAGGAAATTTTGTTCCTGCTCATTGATTTGGTTAAACGTAATTTATTACCCCATCTCAGTATTTGGGTCGACTCTCCAATGGCAACAGCAGCTACCCATCTCACTGAGCACTTTTTTGCGCAATTAGATAAAGAGTCGCAATCTACTTTTGAATGGTTTAAAAAAAATCCGAGCGCAGTTGATCTGCGATTTATTGCCGACGTTGAGGAATCGAAAGCGCTCAATAAAATTAAAGGTGGTGCCATCATTATTTCTGCGAGTGGCATGTGTGATGCGGGTCGTATTGTTCATCATCTTCAGAACAATTTGCCTCGAGCGCAAAATGCGATCGTGATTACCGGGTTTCAGGCCTATGGCAGCTTAGGTCGTCGTCTGGTAGATAGAGCCGCAAAAGTACGTCTTTTTGGTGAGGAGGTTTCGGTGCGAGCATCCATTCATACCATTGGCGGGCTTTCTGCCCATGCGGATCAAGCTGGCTTAATGGAATGGTTGAGAGGCTTTCAATCTGAGCCTCAAGCGGTCTTCGTGGTTCATGGTGAACCTGAAGCCTCTGCAGTTCTAGCGCAGACTATCCGTGAAGAGTTGGAGTGGAGGAATGTCATTATTCCAGAGCGTCTCCACTCCTACGCTTGCTAG